One Gemmatimonadaceae bacterium DNA window includes the following coding sequences:
- a CDS encoding PAS domain-containing protein: MKSINPEARALFEPRRLLRFIYVGRLITTTAIYLAAIFAWSDADRGDTLMASLLITVALVFTAGSALFSEDRDALPGSTFLSIQAVFDLALVTGIVHITGGGTSQFAALYILVIALAAVLLTTSGAFLTAALACVLYFGDVILLTRSPINAALLLQLLVFALVALSSWYIAARLREARAGTEQLAAELVKVRLEASDILRNIRSGIVTIDARGTLLYANPTAEALLGLPLESQVGRPALALIEPVSPVLARAIERAARDGVRTTRAEGTVSTATRSFPIGLNTTVSSPNGGNGEPGEGATATVIFQDISDQKRLDTLHMRAERLEAVAELSASLAHEIKNPLASIRSAVEQLGRSPRANDDERSLSSLIVRESDRLSRLLSEFLDFARVRVTRMGAVDMAAVVRGASSLAAAHPDRTEGVQVQCVVPDTPLVVEGDEDLLHRAVFNLALNAVQASTHPGTVRIEIAPLTSDDAPAGVSFDQGGVAVRVSDEGDGIPTEIRDRLFDPFFTTKPGGTGLGLSVVHRAIESHRGFVFVDSDVRGTRVTVLLPTSQVDPGE; this comes from the coding sequence GTGAAGTCGATCAACCCGGAAGCCCGAGCGCTCTTCGAGCCGCGTCGCCTGCTGCGCTTCATATATGTGGGGCGCCTCATCACGACGACGGCGATCTACCTCGCGGCCATCTTCGCGTGGAGCGACGCCGATCGCGGCGACACGCTGATGGCGTCGCTCCTGATCACGGTGGCGCTGGTCTTCACGGCGGGGTCGGCGCTGTTCAGCGAGGATCGCGACGCGCTTCCCGGGTCGACCTTCCTCTCCATCCAGGCGGTCTTCGACCTCGCCCTGGTGACGGGGATCGTGCACATCACGGGGGGCGGGACGTCGCAGTTTGCGGCGCTCTACATCCTCGTCATCGCCCTGGCCGCCGTGTTGCTGACCACGTCGGGCGCCTTCCTCACGGCGGCGCTGGCCTGCGTCCTCTACTTCGGCGACGTCATCCTCCTCACGCGCTCGCCGATCAACGCCGCGCTCCTGTTGCAGCTCCTGGTGTTCGCGCTGGTCGCGCTCTCCTCGTGGTACATCGCCGCGCGGCTGCGCGAGGCGCGCGCCGGCACGGAACAGTTAGCCGCCGAACTGGTGAAGGTGCGGCTCGAGGCCAGCGACATCCTGCGCAACATCCGCAGCGGCATCGTCACCATCGACGCGCGCGGGACGCTGCTCTACGCCAACCCGACGGCGGAGGCGCTCCTTGGCCTCCCGCTCGAGTCCCAGGTGGGGCGGCCGGCGCTGGCGCTCATCGAGCCGGTGTCGCCCGTGCTGGCGCGCGCCATCGAGCGGGCGGCGCGTGATGGCGTGCGCACGACGCGCGCCGAGGGAACCGTCTCGACGGCGACGCGCTCCTTCCCGATCGGGTTGAACACGACGGTCTCCTCGCCTAACGGGGGCAACGGGGAGCCGGGGGAGGGGGCGACGGCGACGGTGATCTTCCAGGACATCTCCGACCAGAAGCGGCTCGACACGCTGCACATGCGCGCCGAGCGGCTGGAGGCGGTGGCCGAACTGAGCGCATCGCTGGCCCACGAGATCAAGAACCCGCTGGCCTCCATTCGCTCGGCGGTGGAACAGCTCGGGCGTTCGCCGCGCGCCAATGACGACGAGCGCTCGCTGTCGTCGCTCATCGTGCGCGAGTCCGACCGCCTGTCGCGGCTGTTGAGCGAGTTCCTCGACTTTGCCCGCGTGCGCGTGACGCGCATGGGGGCGGTGGACATGGCCGCCGTGGTGCGCGGGGCGAGTTCGCTCGCCGCGGCGCACCCGGACCGCACCGAAGGGGTGCAGGTGCAATGCGTCGTCCCCGACACGCCGCTCGTGGTGGAAGGGGACGAGGACCTGCTGCACCGCGCGGTGTTCAACCTGGCGCTCAACGCCGTGCAGGCGTCGACACATCCGGGGACGGTGCGCATCGAGATCGCGCCGCTCACCTCGGACGATGCGCCGGCTGGCGTCTCGTTCGACCAGGGGGGCGTCGCCGTACGGGTCTCGGATGAGGGGGACGGGATCCCGACCGAGATTCGCGACCGGCTGTTTGATCCGTTCTTCACGACGAAGCCCGGCGGCACCG